From one Luteolibacter sp. SL250 genomic stretch:
- a CDS encoding response regulator transcription factor: protein MKILLADDDSIMHRILAHQLGREGISVESAYNGREALEMAERSRPDLLILDGMMPELDGFAVLREWKARESLRNIPVVMLTARNREGDVVGALGEGAVDYLTKPFSPAELIARVKRLMCSDGVENP, encoded by the coding sequence ATGAAAATTTTACTCGCGGATGACGACAGCATCATGCACCGGATCCTGGCGCACCAGTTGGGGCGGGAGGGAATTTCGGTGGAGTCGGCCTACAATGGTCGTGAAGCGCTGGAGATGGCGGAGCGGAGCCGTCCGGATCTGCTGATCCTTGACGGAATGATGCCCGAGCTGGACGGATTCGCAGTGCTGCGTGAGTGGAAAGCACGCGAGAGTCTGCGGAATATCCCGGTGGTCATGCTCACGGCGAGGAATCGCGAGGGAGACGTGGTTGGCGCTCTCGGGGAGGGAGCGGTGGATTACCTCACGAAACCGTTCAGTCCGGCGGAGCTGATTGCACGGGTGAAACGGTTGATGTGCTCCGATGGTGTCGAAAATCCATGA
- a CDS encoding tetratricopeptide repeat protein, translating to MKLAIIAMGLWPLLAEAGNYERGLELKTAGNFSEAEKSLSAAVREKPEQVEAWFHYGTVLAWQERHAEALAAFDKGLAIAPDDYDLQVARARVLAWQGDYDRASAELEKLALRNPADDDVVVMQGRIAGWRDRPDEAEVLYLRVISRNPVQVDALTGLGDLERQRKNRAEARRYYEAAIAVDPSPDARRKLQELEEEKTRRVDFGVTGSTFDGSSRSDWWSVWTQVGWDTSLGGFWGRIEQGERFGGMDTVLEAGWEGTPADGLTARLLLGGSPDASWAPEWYGEGGLAWKPLEKWPALVGEIRHAEYVPRGVLTFRTGLDFEFGGGWKSSARWIHQDFENGTPTNGWILSLGKTYDSGFGWRVGAASGAESLDGQTLENDVLRSRTWFAGISGPIGRSWGYRADIEFEDVDGGTDRRGLSIGFHHRF from the coding sequence ATGAAACTGGCGATCATTGCGATGGGCCTGTGGCCGTTGCTCGCCGAGGCGGGGAACTACGAACGTGGGCTGGAGCTGAAGACGGCTGGCAATTTCAGCGAAGCTGAGAAGAGCCTGTCCGCGGCGGTCAGGGAAAAGCCGGAACAGGTTGAGGCGTGGTTCCACTATGGAACGGTGCTGGCGTGGCAGGAACGTCATGCCGAGGCGTTGGCGGCGTTCGACAAGGGACTGGCGATCGCACCGGACGACTATGATCTGCAGGTGGCACGGGCCCGCGTGCTGGCCTGGCAGGGAGACTATGATCGGGCGTCGGCAGAGCTGGAAAAGCTCGCACTCAGGAACCCGGCGGATGATGACGTGGTGGTGATGCAGGGCCGCATTGCCGGTTGGCGTGACCGTCCGGATGAAGCGGAGGTATTGTATCTGCGGGTCATTTCCAGAAATCCCGTGCAGGTCGATGCGCTGACGGGGTTGGGGGACCTGGAGCGACAGCGGAAGAACCGTGCGGAGGCCCGCAGATACTATGAAGCGGCGATTGCGGTGGATCCGTCACCGGATGCGCGCCGCAAGCTGCAGGAACTGGAGGAGGAGAAGACACGCCGTGTGGATTTCGGAGTCACTGGAAGCACCTTCGACGGCTCCTCCCGGTCGGACTGGTGGTCGGTCTGGACGCAGGTGGGCTGGGACACATCGCTCGGCGGATTCTGGGGCAGGATCGAACAGGGAGAGCGTTTCGGAGGCATGGACACTGTGCTGGAGGCTGGCTGGGAGGGAACTCCTGCCGATGGATTGACAGCGCGCCTGTTGCTCGGAGGGTCGCCCGACGCAAGCTGGGCGCCGGAGTGGTATGGCGAGGGCGGCCTGGCCTGGAAGCCTCTCGAAAAGTGGCCGGCCCTGGTCGGCGAGATCCGCCATGCGGAGTACGTGCCGCGCGGGGTGCTCACCTTCAGGACCGGACTGGATTTCGAGTTCGGCGGCGGCTGGAAATCCTCCGCCCGCTGGATCCACCAGGATTTCGAGAACGGAACACCGACCAACGGATGGATCCTTTCCCTGGGAAAGACCTACGACAGTGGATTCGGCTGGCGGGTCGGGGCCGCGAGCGGTGCGGAATCCCTCGACGGGCAGACGTTGGAAAACGACGTGCTCAGATCGCGGACCTGGTTCGCCGGCATCAGCGGCCCGATCGGCAGGAGCTGGGGATACCGGGCGGATATCGAATTTGAGGATGTCGATGGGGGGACGGACCGGCGGGGGCTGTCGATCGGTTTCCACCATCGCTTTTGA
- a CDS encoding HEAT repeat domain-containing protein has product MLVLHVIWIIAAILVTCAVILWIVLLVVHSSAKRRDRLDAGWHDVWMERLLDVLDGAEPVESLPIPGSKAEMEAVIGLLREFGERFRGSYGGRMSSVLTQIRAADFGLRLVRRRGAEQRIRGCALLAWCGPSAELDGQLHRTLEDGDPRVVLEAAAALVRRGAVEDIVPVVRALCRSGAARSLLARDVMRQWGRTATRDWSTLLAERWSEEGWTLLLEAAGTAARGEWTPLVVPLVRHPSPGVATTALMALQESGDPDGAAAAEAASRHDMESVREQAVRTLVVCGDPGRVIPVLEDLLLDESFDVRRAAMDGILKLGGRARLQGREPADPWQHELFKEAGLLASSSS; this is encoded by the coding sequence ATGCTCGTGCTCCATGTCATCTGGATCATCGCCGCCATACTGGTGACGTGTGCGGTCATCCTCTGGATCGTTCTCCTCGTCGTCCATTCGTCGGCGAAACGGCGCGACCGGCTGGACGCGGGGTGGCACGACGTCTGGATGGAGCGGCTGCTGGATGTGCTGGATGGGGCGGAACCCGTGGAAAGTCTGCCCATTCCCGGGTCCAAGGCGGAGATGGAGGCTGTCATCGGCCTCCTGCGGGAGTTCGGCGAGCGTTTCCGCGGTTCGTATGGCGGCCGTATGAGTTCCGTGCTGACGCAGATCCGGGCGGCGGACTTCGGCCTGCGGTTGGTGCGCAGGCGTGGTGCCGAACAACGCATCCGGGGATGTGCCCTGCTGGCGTGGTGCGGGCCTTCCGCGGAACTGGATGGGCAGCTCCACCGGACGCTGGAGGACGGGGATCCGCGGGTGGTGCTGGAGGCGGCGGCCGCGTTGGTCAGGCGCGGCGCGGTGGAGGACATCGTCCCGGTGGTGCGCGCGCTTTGCCGGAGCGGGGCGGCCAGATCATTGCTTGCCCGGGATGTGATGAGGCAGTGGGGGCGTACGGCGACGCGGGACTGGTCCACCCTCCTGGCGGAACGCTGGAGCGAGGAAGGATGGACCCTCCTGCTGGAGGCGGCTGGCACCGCCGCACGGGGTGAATGGACGCCGCTGGTCGTGCCACTGGTCCGTCATCCGTCACCTGGCGTCGCCACCACGGCCCTGATGGCGCTCCAGGAAAGCGGGGACCCGGACGGCGCCGCCGCGGCGGAAGCCGCTTCCCGCCATGACATGGAGTCCGTCAGGGAGCAGGCAGTGAGAACGCTGGTCGTGTGCGGGGACCCCGGACGTGTCATTCCGGTGCTCGAAGATCTCCTGCTGGATGAATCTTTCGACGTAAGGCGGGCGGCCATGGATGGGATCCTCAAGCTCGGCGGGCGGGCAAGGCTGCAGGGCAGGGAGCCCGCGGACCCATGGCAGCACGAACTTTTCAAAGAGGCCGGCCTGCTCGCCTCCAGTTCATCTTGA
- a CDS encoding glycosyltransferase, producing MELLYPGFEAFVWTVGLLILTLQTFQNGIYIVQLFGAVPEFLRARRRSSRLREWWLLTSDVTPPVTLLVPGYNEQETIVESVRSLLTLQYPELEIIVVNDGSKDGTLQRLIEAFELSPLPKALPRRVGYKPVRGIYGTPRLPGLIVIDKENGGKADALNAALDVAKHPLVCSVDADSLLDSEALLRAVRPFIDEPEETVAVGGTIRVVNGSRVRAGQVEEVRAPRGWVELFQSVEYVRAFLMARMAWTRSRTVTIISGAFGVFNRHRLLQMGGYAHGTVGEDMELVVRMYRHASETGAPMRVWHVPDPVCWTEAPDSLKILARQRTRWQRGLCETLWRHRTMIGSPRYGSVGMSSMPQFLFFDVVSPVLEMVGLLLVPLCTLAGILSIEFFFAYCAVVFGFGISLSLGSFVLSEFVLRRHGRAVDLWWMGLGAIVENLGYRQLNSFWRVMGIWQFLKGKQGWGDMQRKGFQVRPNA from the coding sequence ATGGAACTCTTGTACCCCGGATTTGAAGCTTTCGTATGGACCGTCGGATTGTTGATCCTGACCCTCCAGACCTTCCAGAATGGCATCTACATCGTCCAGTTGTTCGGTGCGGTCCCCGAGTTCCTGCGGGCGAGGAGAAGGTCGTCGCGGTTGCGGGAGTGGTGGTTGCTGACCTCGGATGTCACCCCGCCCGTGACATTGCTGGTTCCAGGATACAACGAGCAGGAGACCATCGTGGAAAGCGTCCGCTCCCTGCTGACGCTCCAGTATCCGGAGCTTGAGATCATCGTGGTCAACGACGGGTCGAAGGACGGAACGCTCCAGCGCCTGATCGAAGCGTTCGAGCTGTCACCATTGCCCAAGGCCCTGCCCCGGCGGGTCGGTTACAAGCCGGTGCGTGGCATCTACGGCACGCCCCGGTTGCCGGGCCTCATCGTCATCGACAAGGAGAACGGCGGAAAGGCCGATGCGCTGAATGCCGCGCTCGATGTGGCGAAGCACCCGTTGGTGTGTTCCGTGGATGCGGATTCGCTGCTCGATTCCGAAGCGCTGCTGCGGGCCGTCCGCCCGTTCATCGACGAGCCGGAGGAAACGGTGGCGGTCGGCGGCACGATCCGGGTGGTGAACGGGAGCCGCGTGAGGGCGGGGCAGGTCGAGGAAGTGAGGGCGCCCCGCGGGTGGGTCGAACTTTTCCAGTCCGTCGAGTACGTGCGGGCGTTCCTGATGGCGCGGATGGCATGGACGCGCAGCCGCACGGTCACCATCATCTCCGGTGCGTTCGGCGTTTTCAACCGTCACAGGCTCCTTCAAATGGGCGGCTACGCCCACGGCACCGTGGGGGAGGACATGGAGCTGGTGGTGAGGATGTACCGCCACGCCTCGGAAACCGGCGCCCCGATGCGGGTCTGGCATGTGCCCGACCCGGTCTGCTGGACGGAGGCCCCGGACTCCCTGAAAATTCTGGCGCGCCAGAGAACCCGCTGGCAGCGGGGGCTCTGTGAAACGTTGTGGCGCCACCGCACCATGATCGGTTCTCCGCGCTATGGATCGGTCGGCATGAGTTCGATGCCGCAGTTCCTGTTCTTTGACGTGGTCAGTCCGGTACTTGAAATGGTGGGGCTCTTGCTGGTGCCCCTCTGCACGCTGGCGGGCATCCTGAGCATCGAGTTCTTTTTCGCCTACTGCGCGGTGGTGTTCGGGTTCGGCATCAGCCTCAGCCTCGGTTCGTTCGTCCTGTCGGAGTTCGTGCTGCGCCGCCATGGCCGCGCCGTCGATCTCTGGTGGATGGGCTTGGGCGCCATCGTGGAGAATCTGGGCTACCGGCAGCTCAACAGTTTCTGGCGGGTGATGGGGATCTGGCAGTTCCTCAAGGGCAAGCAGGGATGGGGGGACATGCAGCGCAAGGGATTCCAGGTCAGGCCGAACGCATAG
- a CDS encoding ATP-binding protein encodes MTPPAEARFSRISVPLITSLIVALCGLLYWQAGQLRSHHRWVSHSYQVRLEIEELDRNMREAESIQRAMLLTGSQSSVLRENFDKLLESVRAHHANLRQLVTDNKEQSALVDAVTPFLFSRLETLDRNSNDLRNLNGSGRSERILAGVAETDRIEDLLEEIRKLEDGLLTERADATHSAGSRLLMLATGGSALGVVVMIIAMFQEARNRKQRRQYQDRLAEARDTALDSVKATSVFVASVSHEIRTPMNGVLGAADLLRRDDRLDRRQIELVDTIRYSGEALLDLVNDILDLSKLQAGKMEFIREDFSLAEVLDESLALFADAAGKKHLELAHRINSELPRHLRGDPRRVRQVLINLVGNAVKFTEKGSVSIEVTSRGQEEDDRPVLLFRITDTGPGVSKEEQQHLFQAFTQVNIKLNRRHSGTGLGLAISREIVERMGGTMGVESVPGQGSTFWFTARFDRATVAEDQSERLCDGGTLLLIESREITATSVAQHVDAWGMRVTTADDAPTLDGIGVIPDLAAVVIGQPHSESWEEVATKIRERADAAGKPMFLLNHGAEEPSPAALARAGIGACLRFPFRPSDLYNLLTTDNGPTSTAPHDDENPLPAARILLVEDNPINQRIFGRQLEVLGMEVEFRGDGGDGVAARQQETFDLILMDCQLPTMDGFEATQRIREWEAGTGSPRVPIIAITAHVMIGDAEACYQAGMDDYLPKPFDLTKLKAKLGRWLVTQETEDQASAPAEETMPVLDATQLTGCLTGDAALDESLLSDSLEEIHRGLDRMKGAIDTTEDAVWRSAAHRALGTAAVLGFAELASLLRSAEHDDGDWTKRAAGFRLFQPAVARVRVALGQAGHLPAEGTMRSA; translated from the coding sequence ATGACCCCACCGGCGGAAGCGCGATTCAGCAGGATCAGTGTTCCGCTGATCACGTCCCTGATCGTCGCTCTCTGTGGGTTGCTCTATTGGCAGGCAGGACAGCTCCGCAGCCACCACCGGTGGGTTTCACACAGCTATCAGGTCCGCCTTGAGATCGAGGAACTGGACCGCAACATGCGTGAGGCGGAGAGCATCCAGCGGGCAATGTTGCTTACAGGCAGCCAGTCATCGGTATTGAGGGAGAATTTCGACAAGCTTCTGGAGTCGGTGCGCGCCCACCACGCCAACCTCCGGCAGTTGGTCACGGACAACAAGGAGCAGTCCGCTTTGGTCGATGCCGTGACCCCGTTTCTGTTCTCGCGGCTGGAGACCCTGGACCGCAACTCGAATGATCTCCGGAACCTCAACGGGAGCGGACGGTCGGAACGGATTCTCGCCGGTGTCGCGGAGACGGACCGCATCGAAGATCTCCTCGAGGAGATCCGCAAACTGGAGGACGGACTTCTCACGGAAAGGGCGGACGCCACGCACTCTGCGGGCTCACGGCTGCTGATGCTTGCAACCGGTGGATCCGCGCTCGGTGTCGTGGTGATGATCATCGCCATGTTCCAGGAGGCACGCAACCGGAAGCAGCGCCGCCAGTACCAGGACCGCCTGGCGGAGGCACGGGACACGGCGCTCGATTCGGTGAAGGCGACTTCCGTTTTCGTCGCATCCGTCAGCCATGAGATCCGGACGCCCATGAACGGGGTGCTGGGGGCCGCGGACCTGCTGCGTCGTGACGACCGGCTGGACCGCCGCCAGATCGAACTGGTCGACACCATCCGCTATTCCGGGGAGGCGCTGCTGGATCTGGTCAACGACATCCTGGACCTGTCGAAGCTCCAGGCCGGGAAGATGGAGTTCATCCGCGAGGACTTTTCCCTGGCGGAAGTGCTGGACGAAAGCCTGGCGCTGTTCGCCGACGCAGCGGGCAAGAAGCACCTGGAGCTGGCCCACCGCATCAACAGCGAGCTGCCACGCCACCTGCGCGGGGATCCACGCCGCGTCCGCCAGGTGCTCATCAACCTCGTCGGCAACGCGGTGAAGTTCACGGAGAAAGGCAGCGTTTCCATCGAGGTCACCTCACGCGGCCAGGAGGAGGACGACCGCCCGGTGCTGTTGTTCCGCATCACGGACACCGGACCGGGTGTGTCAAAGGAGGAGCAGCAGCATCTTTTCCAGGCGTTCACCCAGGTGAACATCAAGCTGAACCGCCGCCACTCCGGGACCGGGCTGGGGCTGGCGATCTCCCGGGAGATCGTCGAACGGATGGGCGGCACCATGGGGGTGGAGAGCGTGCCGGGGCAGGGCAGCACCTTCTGGTTCACCGCCAGGTTCGACCGCGCGACGGTGGCGGAAGACCAGAGCGAGCGGCTCTGCGACGGCGGCACCCTGCTGCTGATCGAGAGCCGGGAAATCACCGCCACATCGGTCGCCCAGCATGTCGATGCGTGGGGGATGCGGGTGACCACCGCCGATGATGCGCCCACGCTGGACGGCATCGGCGTCATCCCGGATCTCGCCGCCGTGGTCATCGGCCAGCCGCACAGCGAGAGCTGGGAGGAAGTGGCCACGAAGATCCGCGAGCGGGCCGACGCCGCGGGCAAGCCGATGTTCCTCCTCAACCACGGCGCGGAGGAACCTTCCCCGGCCGCGCTCGCACGGGCCGGGATCGGTGCCTGCCTGCGGTTCCCTTTCCGTCCATCGGACCTTTACAACCTGCTCACCACCGACAACGGGCCGACATCGACGGCACCCCATGATGATGAGAATCCCCTGCCCGCGGCGCGCATCCTGCTGGTGGAGGACAACCCCATCAATCAGCGGATCTTCGGACGCCAGCTCGAGGTGCTGGGCATGGAGGTGGAGTTCCGCGGCGACGGTGGCGATGGAGTGGCGGCGAGGCAGCAGGAAACCTTCGACCTGATCCTGATGGACTGCCAGTTGCCGACGATGGACGGCTTTGAGGCGACGCAGAGGATCCGCGAATGGGAAGCCGGCACCGGCAGCCCGCGGGTGCCCATCATCGCCATCACCGCCCACGTCATGATCGGCGATGCGGAGGCCTGCTACCAGGCGGGGATGGACGACTACCTGCCTAAGCCGTTCGACCTGACGAAGCTGAAAGCGAAGCTGGGGCGCTGGCTTGTCACTCAGGAGACAGAGGATCAAGCGTCAGCCCCTGCGGAGGAAACGATGCCCGTGCTTGATGCCACCCAGCTCACCGGATGCCTGACCGGGGATGCGGCACTGGACGAGAGCCTCTTGTCCGACTCCCTGGAAGAGATCCACCGGGGGCTGGACAGGATGAAGGGCGCGATCGACACCACCGAGGATGCCGTCTGGCGCAGCGCCGCGCACCGCGCGCTCGGCACGGCCGCCGTGCTGGGCTTCGCCGAACTGGCCTCCCTGCTCCGCTCCGCCGAACATGACGACGGTGACTGGACCAAGCGGGCCGCCGGATTCCGCCTGTTCCAACCTGCGGTCGCCAGGGTACGCGTGGCGCTCGGGCAAGCCGGCCATCTCCCGGCGGAGGGAACTATGCGTTCGGCCTGA
- a CDS encoding c-type cytochrome domain-containing protein, whose protein sequence is MKPIILLTLLATPCLALDYKRDVLPIFEKKCFDCHSAGAEELKGGLRLDDEEHFFKRFAKNDVVVPGDWDASYLFVTVVIPPGEKGTMPPKNKGERLTEQEIMTVAKWIHEGAKIGREKGEKGSDEMEPSKILKFHNGQLLREGEEAPVAEAMPEWEEWTNRDGQKITAKFIKVANGKVSFELKGEKKVDYPLEQLSEESRNRILQRVEPDMTPMR, encoded by the coding sequence ATGAAACCCATCATCCTCCTCACGCTGCTTGCCACGCCGTGCCTGGCGCTGGACTACAAGCGGGACGTCCTGCCCATCTTCGAGAAGAAGTGCTTCGACTGCCACAGTGCGGGAGCGGAGGAACTGAAGGGCGGGCTGCGGCTGGATGACGAGGAGCATTTCTTCAAGCGCTTCGCGAAGAACGATGTGGTGGTGCCGGGCGATTGGGATGCGAGCTACCTGTTCGTGACCGTGGTGATCCCGCCAGGAGAAAAGGGAACGATGCCGCCGAAGAACAAGGGAGAACGGCTGACGGAGCAGGAGATCATGACGGTGGCGAAGTGGATCCATGAGGGCGCGAAGATCGGCCGGGAAAAGGGCGAGAAGGGCTCCGATGAGATGGAGCCGTCGAAAATCCTGAAATTCCACAACGGCCAGCTCCTTAGGGAAGGCGAGGAGGCTCCGGTCGCGGAGGCGATGCCGGAGTGGGAGGAGTGGACGAACCGCGATGGCCAGAAGATCACCGCGAAGTTCATCAAGGTGGCGAATGGGAAGGTGAGCTTCGAGCTGAAGGGGGAGAAGAAGGTGGACTACCCGCTGGAGCAACTGTCGGAGGAAAGCCGGAACCGGATCCTGCAACGGGTGGAACCCGACATGACACCGATGCGGTGA
- a CDS encoding right-handed parallel beta-helix repeat-containing protein — translation MMNRLLPPTLAAPLLLLAFCPPLSAAGAKTPFTTVEAESGNPGGGAAVKRFIIGSPVPTVSTKELEASGGAYVTLSRTGDSISWRNPVAGANTIVIRSCIPDTDDGSGQESTINLYVDGKFRQAITVSSRQSWVYRKAAPVINNPQGGGMPYHFYNEDRAILAGPPIPANATVELRKDAANGAEYYDIDCIDFEKIAPPLPRPENSLSVLDFGADPAFQADSTEAIARCIDTARAEGKSVWIPAGKFMLNSLKGGGLNLTGVTVNGAGMWHTMLYRNIPLPPPKLPWRSNISLGTGSVLRDVSIGSNAIYKAIGGVSGDDYGVTSSGENWLIERIWVQHCDAQWLSGSNGVIRDSRVADSWADGINVNNGNTPSPNKRGMNLTVQNNFVRGAGDDGIAAFSDAGSKGDNSQMDGTRILNNTTVATWWANGLRIAGGKNVVVKDNLIMDVAANNGMEISIFGDTSQPLESATITGNVIHRGGGWNTIRHGINIGGGENVQARIVFSDNVIIDSRRMGVKVGGKLLDLTFRNNVIRGSASTGILIGKGMTGRGIFSSNRIIEQRDSLPEFTNESPSTFRAELSNNAW, via the coding sequence ATGATGAATCGTCTGCTTCCGCCCACACTCGCCGCGCCGCTTCTCCTTCTCGCGTTCTGTCCACCTCTCAGTGCGGCTGGGGCTAAAACGCCTTTCACGACCGTGGAGGCGGAGTCAGGAAATCCCGGCGGAGGCGCCGCGGTGAAGCGCTTCATCATCGGCAGCCCGGTGCCGACGGTATCCACCAAGGAACTCGAGGCATCAGGGGGGGCATACGTCACCCTGTCCCGCACGGGCGATTCCATCTCCTGGAGGAATCCGGTCGCAGGCGCGAACACCATCGTCATCCGGAGCTGCATCCCAGATACGGACGACGGCAGTGGCCAGGAGTCCACCATCAACCTCTACGTGGACGGCAAATTCCGGCAAGCCATCACAGTGAGTTCCCGACAATCCTGGGTCTATAGAAAGGCAGCTCCCGTTATCAACAATCCGCAAGGCGGGGGCATGCCCTATCACTTCTACAACGAGGATCGCGCGATCCTGGCCGGTCCGCCCATCCCAGCGAATGCAACGGTCGAACTCCGCAAGGACGCTGCGAACGGAGCCGAATACTACGATATCGATTGCATTGATTTCGAGAAGATCGCCCCACCGCTGCCTCGACCGGAAAATTCCCTGTCCGTCCTGGACTTCGGCGCGGATCCCGCGTTCCAGGCTGACTCCACCGAAGCGATCGCCAGATGCATCGATACGGCGCGGGCTGAGGGCAAGTCCGTCTGGATTCCCGCCGGAAAGTTCATGCTGAATTCCCTCAAGGGGGGCGGCCTGAATCTCACCGGAGTAACGGTGAACGGCGCGGGCATGTGGCACACGATGCTTTACCGCAACATCCCTCTTCCTCCTCCGAAACTGCCGTGGCGCTCGAACATCTCGCTCGGGACCGGTTCGGTGCTCCGCGATGTTTCGATCGGGTCGAACGCGATCTACAAGGCCATCGGTGGTGTAAGCGGCGACGACTATGGAGTCACATCATCCGGAGAGAACTGGCTGATCGAAAGAATCTGGGTCCAGCATTGCGACGCCCAATGGCTCAGTGGAAGCAATGGGGTCATCCGTGACAGCCGCGTGGCGGACAGTTGGGCGGACGGCATCAACGTCAACAACGGCAACACCCCCAGCCCGAACAAGCGCGGGATGAATCTCACGGTGCAAAACAACTTCGTCCGCGGCGCGGGCGATGATGGGATCGCCGCATTCTCCGATGCCGGAAGCAAGGGAGACAATTCGCAGATGGATGGCACGAGGATCCTGAACAACACCACCGTAGCCACCTGGTGGGCGAACGGACTGAGGATCGCCGGAGGGAAGAATGTCGTCGTGAAGGACAATCTGATCATGGACGTCGCCGCGAACAACGGCATGGAGATCTCGATCTTCGGTGACACCAGCCAGCCTCTGGAGTCCGCGACAATCACCGGCAATGTGATCCACCGCGGCGGAGGATGGAACACGATCCGCCACGGCATCAACATCGGTGGCGGGGAGAACGTCCAGGCCAGGATAGTCTTCAGTGACAATGTCATCATTGATTCCCGCCGAATGGGGGTGAAAGTGGGCGGCAAGCTGTTGGATCTGACCTTCCGGAACAACGTGATACGTGGCTCTGCCTCGACGGGAATTCTTATCGGGAAAGGCATGACGGGACGCGGCATATTCAGTTCCAACCGGATTATCGAACAACGGGACAGCCTGCCGGAATTCACCAATGAATCCCCTTCCACCTTTCGCGCCGAACTCTCCAACAACGCTTGGTAA
- a CDS encoding PEP-CTERM sorting domain-containing protein (PEP-CTERM proteins occur, often in large numbers, in the proteomes of bacteria that also encode an exosortase, a predicted intramembrane cysteine proteinase. The presence of a PEP-CTERM domain at a protein's C-terminus predicts cleavage within the sorting domain, followed by covalent anchoring to some some component of the (usually Gram-negative) cell surface. Many PEP-CTERM proteins exhibit an unusual sequence composition that includes large numbers of potential glycosylation sites. Expression of one such protein has been shown restore the ability of a bacterium to form floc, a type of biofilm.), whose amino-acid sequence MKISIIGGILAISTALGSGATLVEYNFNGGADGVPDYSPTTTGSGVNVSAVSPTGTFVRSGSDLTGVTGGGTLAVTFGNIGKESPPVSGAAARTYISFTIGAASPGQIISLTSLSFLTNLATAQASGANYTLQYGSASDPSGFMNLSLSPNTAQVNSTIVTRTADLSGIDFSSFTSGVTFRINVTQPIDSTATGSSSARIDMINVQGSVIPEPGSAALFVVGTAGVLLGRRRK is encoded by the coding sequence ATGAAAATTTCGATCATCGGAGGAATCCTCGCAATCTCGACAGCCCTCGGCAGCGGTGCCACGCTGGTGGAGTATAATTTCAACGGAGGCGCCGACGGCGTCCCTGACTACTCTCCGACAACCACCGGCAGTGGAGTGAACGTGTCCGCCGTCTCACCTACCGGAACATTTGTCCGATCCGGCTCCGATCTAACCGGAGTGACCGGGGGAGGGACGCTGGCGGTGACCTTTGGAAACATCGGCAAAGAAAGCCCGCCGGTATCGGGAGCCGCGGCAAGAACCTACATCTCCTTCACCATCGGTGCTGCGAGTCCGGGACAGATCATCTCACTGACCTCGCTTTCCTTCCTCACGAACCTCGCCACGGCGCAGGCGAGCGGCGCGAACTACACGCTGCAGTACGGGAGTGCCTCGGACCCTTCCGGCTTCATGAACCTTTCCCTCTCCCCGAATACGGCACAGGTCAATTCGACGATCGTCACCCGAACGGCGGATCTTTCCGGTATCGACTTCAGCAGCTTCACCTCCGGGGTGACATTCCGGATCAACGTCACCCAGCCGATCGACTCGACGGCCACGGGGAGCTCGAGCGCACGGATTGATATGATCAACGTCCAAGGAAGCGTCATCCCGGAGCCCGGCTCCGCGGCGCTTTTCGTTGTGGGAACCGCAGGCGTTCTCCTCGGCCGCCGGAGGAAATGA